From Melanotaenia boesemani isolate fMelBoe1 chromosome 12, fMelBoe1.pri, whole genome shotgun sequence, a single genomic window includes:
- the rpe gene encoding ribulose-phosphate 3-epimerase, protein MAYSAKIGPSILSSDLSCLGSECVRMMECGADYLHLDVMDGHFVPNITFGHPMVECLRKSVGQDPFFDMHMMVSRPEQWVKPMAAAGASQYTFHLEATTNPGNLIKEIKESGMKVGLAIKPGTTVEELAPWANQIDMALVMTVEPGFGGQKFMEDMMPKVSWLRSQFPSLDIEVDGGVGPDTIHKCAEAGANMIVSGSAVIGSEDPRSVIALLRTAVAEAIQKRSLDR, encoded by the exons ATGGCTTACAGTGCGAAGATCGGTCCGTCCATCCTGAGCAGTGACTTGTCATGTCTGGGCAGCGAGTGTGTGCGGATGATGGAGTGTGGAGCAGATTACCTGCACCTCGACGTTATGGATGG GCACTTTGTCCCCAATATCACATTTGGCCATCCCATGGTGGAGTGCCTGAGGAAGTCAGTAGGTCAAGACCCTTTCTTTG ACATGCACATGATGGTGTCTCGACCAGAACAGTGGGTGAAGCCCATGGCTGCAGCAGGAGCCAGCCAGTACACCTTCCACTTGGAGGCCACCACCAACCCTGGAAACCTCATTAAGGAGATAAAAGAGAGTGGCATGAAG gTGGGTTTGGCCATAAAGCCTGGTACTACAGTTGAAGAGTTGGCACCATGGGCTAACCAGATTGACATGGCTCTGGTCATGACCGTTGAGCCTGGATTTGGAGGACAGAAGTTCATGGAAGACATGATGCCCAAG GTAAGCTGGCTGCGGAGTCAGTTCCCTTCATTAGATATTGAAGTAGATGGAGGTGTCGGCCCCGACACTATTCACAAGTGTGCAGAG GCCGGTGCTAACATGATTGTGTCGGGCAGTGCTGTGATTGGCAGCGAAGACCCTCGTTCTGTCATCGCACTCCTGCGCACAGCGGTGGCCGAAGCTATCCAGAAACGCTCGCTGGACCGCTGA